The Lolium perenne isolate Kyuss_39 chromosome 6, Kyuss_2.0, whole genome shotgun sequence genome segment TACAACAAAATAATTTATAGCAAACGTCCAGGTGAACATTACAACATTTCTGACATGCTTTCTCTATAACTTTTATATGCATTTGTTACAAAACTAACGAACATATACAACATCTCTATGAAAAAAGTGTCCATGACTAAAACAATTACACCAAAAATCACAAATAATTACAATAAAAAAGTCATCCGTTTACAACGTATCAAGAAACACACATTTTCGTAACATATCACTTAGAAAAATCTTACAAAATATGTCGTGTGAGTTACAACAATTTTTTTATCTAATTGTTACAAATCTGGAAACAATACTGTATATTTCTTAAAAAAACAACAACACTCCAGTTTGGACCGAAACCAGGCCCATAAAGGACCGCGCGGAGCGAGGGACGACGACCGATCGCTAGCGAGCGATCGGTCGCCGGATCTGAAGCGTTTTccaaaagcaatcaggtccccGAATTCCTTCTCCACCACATCGACATCGAGCAGAAAAACTGTTTTAAGTGATTGCTGTCAAGGTGGGTGCTTGGTAACTTTGGCCCGTCCATTCCAAAGGGCCAGCAGGTTTCTAGAAGAAGAGAAACAATCTATATATGGGCCTCACTCTGATTGCACTGCCCGGCCCATATATACACCAGCGAATGAATGaccaaaccctaaccttctccacCTCAGACAGTATATAATCTCAACGCAAGCCCGCGCctgaaaccctagcctctccaacCCAAGCCGCCGCCACACCCACAGCCAAACCTTTGCCAACCCGAGCTCGCAGCCATGCCTCCCAAGCTCGACCCATCCCAGGTTGTGGAGGTGTACGTCCGCGTTACCGGCGGCGAGGTCGGCGCGGCGTCGTCCCTGGCCCCCAAGATCGGCCCGCTCGGTCTCTCTCCGAAGAAGATCGGAGAAGACATCGCCAAGGAGACGGCCAAGGACTGGAAGGGCCTCCGCGTCACCGTCAAGCTCACCGTCCAGAACCGTCAGGCCAAGGTGTCCGTCGTCCCCTCGGCGGCAGCCCTCGTCATCAAGGCGCTCaaggagccagagagggaccgcaAGAAGGTGAAGAACATCAAGCACAATGGCAACATCAGCCTTGATGACGTCATTGAGATTGCCAAGATTATGGCGCCTCGCTCCATGGCCAAGGAGATGACGGGTACCGTGAAGGAGATCCTCGGCACCTGCGTCAGCGTCGGCTGCACCGTCGACAGCAAGGACCCCAAGGAGCTGCAGACCGAGATCGACGACGGCGAGGTGGAGATTCCCTCCGCTTAAGAAGGTAATAGCAATTTTCCGCTTACCAAGCAATTATGTGTTTCGTTGCTGGTTCCAAATGATGCTGTAGTGCTCTATTCTATTGTGAAAAGTGTCTGATAGTAGCATAATGTGTTGTCTTGAATGAtatgttgagattatgtattgatCACTGCTAAAGCTGTGTAAAAGGAACTATCTACGAATTTAATTAGAAAGATTGGTAGTTTGTATTCTAGAATCTCGGTATGAACATGCTTAGATCATGTTAGTTTTAGCTGATAAAATGGTATTCTTGGTTATGATTTGCCTACATTTTGTTGTTCAACAGCATACTGATCCATTTTAACACCTTTATGTTTAATCTTGCAGGCTTGGCGTTGGTGAGGTTGCTTTGTGAGGCTGCTGAAGTAGATTTTTCTATCTAGATGCTTCCTGACGCAATTGAGGGACTGGATGGATATGTTCATTTGTTCTACTTTTGCTCAAGAAGAAACTTTTGTCATGCTTTAGTGGTTCCATTGTCAAACTATTTTTTTATGCTTGAATCAGTACCTTGCGGATCAATGTTATTATTGCAGCTAGAATCACATGTTGAGTTTTGTTATGGTGATGTTTTGAGTTATTCTGATATATTGTTAGAATCGGCACTTTCTTTACTGCCCTAATCTTTTAGTGCAGTTGACAGCCATTGTATTGTTTtatcacaatcattcttaactaaGTGTTCAGAACTAAAATTGCACCATGCTCTTATCCGAATAGTTTACTGTTCTTCCTCTAAACAATATTTGCATGTTAAATGTTCTAATCTGGACTGTATTGAATTGACACTACTATACTGTTCACTGTGACCAATGGTCTAATTTTTACATTTATGTGGCAAGCCTAAGTCACTACTGCACATTAGTCTGAGCAATGAACCTAAGCTCGGGACCTGGCTGTGACCTCGGTTCATTTGAGGTGTAGGTTTGACAGTGTATGTTCATGTATTCATACGGCGAAAAGGCTGTTTACAGTTGTGCCCTCTTGATCTGGGCTGCCATCCTATGTATAGTCAAAAGGCTGTTTACAGATTGTGCTCTCTTGATCTGGGCTGCCATCCTATGTGTAGCTATTACTGTCGTGAAAGTTCTATGGGACACATGCTGTTATATGAATTAACTTGCAACTTGAAGTAGTTATATTTTCCTTTTGCTTTATGGCATGTGTTTATAATACTACCTCTatccataaatagatgtcttaGATTTATTAAATTCTGGATGTATATAGACACTATTTAGTGTAtcattcaaatttagacaaatataAGACAAGAAATACATTTGTACACCCAAGCATGGGTGGGGGAGTTGTTCCAGCCGTAGGATTCTTTGAGATTCGGAACAGTTTGCAGGTGAGAGAAATTCTTTTGAGCCATTTCTCCAATTTTACCCAGGGTGTGGGTTCCAGCAAAATAGTGAAAAAGCCATGATTCCCGGGACGACACTGGTCGCTTACCTTGGTTCTTCTCTCTCCTGTCACGCACCCTCGTCCATTCCTTCCTCCCCTAGCAGCACCATATCGCAGTCTTCTCTCCACAGTTGCGACGCATCTGGCTACCGCTCCGGCGGAGCATCCGGCGTCTCGCTGCCGGCGGCTGCTCTCATCACTGGTATTAATCGGGCTCCTCCAACCGCCGCCTGCTGCCCAAATAACGGTGGCTCGAATCGATTTCTGATGGCGCCTCGCTATGGCCCTGCTCGAGGCCGTCGCCCAAAAAGTTTATGTGCATTGACCTGGCCTGCTGCGCGCGTCGGCGGAGGTGCTAGGCAAGGGCGCCTTTAGGGTTCCGGCGCAATCGGCGTGCTCGCTCCTCCACGCCTACTACTTCGGCAAGAATGAGAAGCTCCTCGCCACGTGTCGGCGGTAGCTCTGACCTCTGATTCCCTGAACTTTTTTTGACTGTCTGCTGCGTCGGCCATCAGAATGAAGGTGACGAGTCTGTAGTGGGCTAGTGACGCTCTCACGAGGGTGACTGGATTGGTAACGATGGCACGCATTTGTGCTCAACTAGTTGGGGATTTCCTGGATTTTATTTAGGTTCTTGGTTGCACACTTGTAATTGAATCCATCGGTACAGTTCTTGGAGGACAATTCAACCAAAACAAAGGCAGGCCAGACCACACACACACTTTCTCTCTCAACATGAAAAGACTGAATTTTGTTTCATCATTACACATTTTGGCTCTTTGGTTCATCACCAATTTATCtgacagaaaacaaaaaaaaagatgtTCTAAATGTTTCGAATATCTACTGACATGCTAAATGCTTCTCTTATGCATTGCAatgtaaaaaaaagagagagcaaAACAACAAGAATCTGGAATAGATAAGTAATTGATATGGAGCACAAGAGACGAATAGAGCTGAACACGAAGAACCGATCTGAATCCCGATTAATGCAACCGGGAACGCCCATCATTTTCAGATAAGAACATCAACAAGTAAATCACTCCATGAAACATGAACAATTCACCATTCGCGCAACAAGAAAAAATGGGGAAAATATGAAGAACTTTTGAGAGAGACAGAGGACGGCCTTGCATCCCTTGCCCCTGTCTTGTACTCCGTCGCGAACCGCCGCCACCCACATGAGTTCTTGCTGCTATGTGCTGGGCTGCTGGTGTTTCTCACTTTCGCCACAGCTGTAAAGTTAGCTCAAACGAGGCGGCCAATGCGGAGCTGTGGTGGCCGGGCCGTTGTCCTCGACGTCATGTCACCGATGGCCTCACTATCGTTTCCTCCGCGCAGATGCAACAACTCAAGAACACGTCCACCTCGCGTCCCAGTCGCGGCAATCTCCGGCAGGCACCGGCAAGTCGGCCTCGGCGCGCGTCTCACCGGCATGCTATGCGGCCACCTCCATCTCGCGTTCCAGGCGCTCACCGCTCCCACGGCGTCGCTGGTCCACTGCCATGCTCCTCATCCACCATCACCACGCATCCGCTCCCGTATCCGCCGCGCCGCTGCCACTGTCGCCTGCGCTGCTCAAGAGGTCCGTCTCCGGCGCGTTCAGCAAACACGCCACGGCCGGGGACACTGCTAGCATGGCGCTCGGTGACATCCTCCAGCGTAGCGCCGTGATGTGCCAGTCCACGCAAATCAGAGCatccatggaggccacatggcacCGCATCGACACCCTTGAGCGCAACTGCGCAAGCTCGCCGGCATCCGCCGctccgaagaggcggcgtcggacgcACACATGGCCTCGCTGTTTCCCAAAATCTCAACTCTACGAGCTGGCTCAAGatcacagagagagaaagagacacGAGAGGTTTTTTGGTGCTGTGTTCAACGTCTACAGCTTTTCTGTTTTTGCATCCTTTTATTCAGCGATTACAGTACGAGGCCGAGCAACGTGCCCCACGACTTGATCGTGCCATCCCACGATCCGAGCGACGCGCTCAGCAAGCTACGACTAAGTCCAGTCAGCGTCTATCACGCAAATATTCCGGATACTAGCTACCAAGACTGACGAAACTGACAGAAGTAAGAAAACTAGCTAGTGGGATGACAGGGTTTAAGCTAACAATCTCCCCCTCAACCCTGTCGACCAAGCTTGACATCGACGATCCCCACTTTGTCTCGAAGCTCCTGAAAGCAAACTCGACCAAGTGACTTTGTCAAGATGTCAGCTCTCTGATCTTCAGTCCAGTCCTCATGAACTCGACAGCAACCTCTCCCTTCTCCACTCGATCACGGATGAAGTGATACTTGAGATCGATGTGCTTGCTTTGATCATGGAGAACTGGATTCTTGCACAGCGATATGGTGGACTTGTTGTCGATGTAGAGGACGAACGGCGCTGTTCTCTTGTTCAGCAACTCGCCGAGAAGACGGGCAAGCCAAATGCCCTGGCAGGCCGCGGTCGCCGCTGCTATATATTCCGCCTCGCATGAGGACTTGGCGACCACTGACTGTTTCTTCGATTGCCAGCTGATCGGACTCTCTCCAAGAAAGAACAAGACTCCTGATGTGCTCTTCCTCGAGTCCACGTCACCAGCATGGTCAGAGTCACTGAATCCAACGAGTGTGGCACTATCTCCATAGTGATATCTGCACCCAAAATTCAGTGTACCGGCGATGTACCTCAGCAGTTGCTTCACTGCTGCAAAGTGGTCGCTCGCCGGTGACTCCATGAACCTGCTCAAGTACCCCACTGCGTATGTGATGTCAGGACGCGTGTGTGTGAGGTATCGGAGGCTGCCGATTATGCTTCGATAGAATGTTGCATCCACTGGCTTCTCCTTGCTTTCCTTCGACAGTTTGCACCGAGCTTCCATTGGTGCTTGCGTGGAGTTGCACCCCTCCATCCCTGCCTTCTCGAGCAGTTTGGAAGCGTAAACAGCTTGACAGATGGTCGTGCTCCCCCGTTCCTGCTTCACCTCGAGTCCTAGGTAATAGCGAAGGAGGCCAAGGTCACTCGTACTGAAGAGCTGCTTCATTTCCTCCTTGAAGTACAGTACCTCCTGCTCAACTGCTCCAGTGATCACGAGGTCATCCACATAGACCCCGACGAGGAGGAGTGTATCTCCAGATCCTCGAGAGTACACGCCATGCTCAGATGCACTGCGGTTGAACCCGAGTGACTCCAAGCTTGCATCCAACTTGGAGTTCCACGCCCTCGGTGCTTGGCGCAGGCTGTACAACGCTTTGTGCAGCTTGTATACCTTGTGCTCATGTCCATCTGCAACAAAACCTGGCGGCTGCGAGACATAGACGGTCTCCTCCAGTTCACCGTTCAGGAACGCGGATTTCACATCCATATGGTGCACTCCCCAGCCGCGTTGTGCAGCCAACGCGATGATCAGCCGTACTGACTCCATCCTTGCCACAGGTGCGAATACTTCATCGAAATCCACCCCTGCTCGCTGGACGTAGCCCTTGGCAACGAGTCGAGCCTTGTGCTTGACAGTGTGGCCTCGCTCGTCCTTCTTCACCTTGTAGATCCACTTCAATCCAATGGCGCGGTGCCCAGCTGGAAGTGAGGTGAGTGTCCAGGTGTCGTTGGCGTCAATGGACTGGAGTTCATCCAGCATCGCACGGCGCCAGCAGTCCTCGCGTTCAGCTTCAGTGAACGAGGTGGGTTCTTCTCCTGCCATCAAGTTCACGGCTTCGTCGTCAGAGTCCTCTTCCAACTGAGGGCGCTCCGCCTGCGGTGGCAGCTCGCTCGGCGCGCCAAGCAGGTCGCGCACGTGTCGGTAGCGGTGCGGAACCGAGGGACTGTCATCCGCATCAAGGCCGTCCgatcgtggtgtcggtggcgtcgCGAACTGGACAGGTGCTGGAGAGAGACTCTTGCCGCAGGAGCCTCCTCCCCTTCCTATCGGAGATGGCGGCGTCGTCACCGGAGTGGCCGAGGTAGGAGTCGCAGGAGTGCTGGGGCGGGGCGCTGCTTGCCGGGCCGCCACGGCTCGCGTGATGTATGCAGGGTACTCCACGGTGAAGGAGCTGCTAGACGGAGCTTCTCCTGGCTTCTCCCAGCTCCACCGCGCGTCTTCGTCAAAGACTACGTCTCGCGAGACATGCACGCGTTTTGTGGTGGGATCGTACATCTTGTACGCCTTGGAGCCCTCCGCGTATCCCACGAACACCATGGGGGCACTCCTGTCGTCCAGCTTCTGCAGGTGAGGGCGCGTGATCTTGACATGGCCGATGCACCCGAACACGCGGAGGAAACGCACGTCGGGTTTCCGCCCGTGCCATGCCTCAAATGGCGTCATGCCATCGACACTCCTTGTGAAGCTTCGGTTGAGAATGAATGCCGCAGTGAGCACTGCCTCTCCCCAGAACAGGTTCGGAACCTGCTTGGCCTTGAGCATGCTCCTCGCCATCCCCAGCACCGTCTGGTTCCGCCTCTCCACGACACCGTTCTGTTGAGGTGTGTAGGGAGCGGTGAGGTGACGTTGCACGCCGGTCTCCGCGCAGTGCTCGTAGAAAGTCGCCGAGGTGAACTCGCCGCCCCGGTCGGTGCGTAGCACACGAAGCTTGTGCCCGCACTCGTTCTCCGCAGCTGCTTGGACTTTGACGATGGCAGCCGCGGCCTCGTCCTTGGAGCGGAGGAGCTCCACCCACATGTACCGGCTACGGTCGTCGATGAGCAGCAGGACATACCGCCGCCCTCCCGGAGTCTGCGGCGTGATTGGGCCACAGAGATCTCCATGGACCAGCTCGAGGGGTTTTGACGCCCGGTACTTTGCCTTCTGGGGAAAGGGCAGCCGCC includes the following:
- the LOC127306555 gene encoding large ribosomal subunit protein uL11x, with the protein product MPPKLDPSQVVEVYVRVTGGEVGAASSLAPKIGPLGLSPKKIGEDIAKETAKDWKGLRVTVKLTVQNRQAKVSVVPSAAALVIKALKEPERDRKKVKNIKHNGNISLDDVIEIAKIMAPRSMAKEMTGTVKEILGTCVSVGCTVDSKDPKELQTEIDDGEVEIPSA